DNA from Rubripirellula lacrimiformis:
ATCGACTACTTCGCTGAGTGCTTGCCACAAACGATAGACCTCGTTGTAGGGGCGCTTCAGCTTGTCGGCGTTATCGCTACTGGATTCGACTTTGGCGATCGTTCGCTCCGACACGTTCACGATCCGGCCGAACATGGTTCGCGGCATCGCCAATCGGTCACGCAGTTCCAGCTTGGATTCGCGTCCAAACTGAATCAGGCCCTGGCCTTTGAGTCCTACGATTCGCTTGGAGACAATCGCGGAACGACCCGCGCCCGCTGGGGACACCTTCTTCGCCCGTGCTCTCAAGGGCGATTTCGAGCGGGATTTGGCAGTCGGCTTGGTTTTAGCTGTCATTTCGGAAGGTCCTCCTCATGAACTGTATCGACATGCCAGCACAA
Protein-coding regions in this window:
- a CDS encoding antitoxin Xre/MbcA/ParS toxin-binding domain-containing protein, which produces MTAKTKPTAKSRSKSPLRARAKKVSPAGAGRSAIVSKRIVGLKGQGLIQFGRESKLELRDRLAMPRTMFGRIVNVSERTIAKVESSSDNADKLKRPYNEVYRLWQALSEVVDPESLGLWFQTPNDALDGLKPLEVIERGEIDRLWNMVFRLRSGMPG